One genomic window of Candidatus Methylomirabilota bacterium includes the following:
- a CDS encoding TlpA disulfide reductase family protein, with translation MAIFLVFLMVLPVWGQHPAPEVDHVAPDFTLPDLEGNQISLSSYKGRVVLLNFWATWCPPCRLEMPTMEKAYRKYRDKGFEIVAVSVDAGPKSSIKSFLRELGLSFQVLLDPDMETLRAFRGFSLPMTVVIDRQGVIRSRELGYRDWSDGESTKLLQRLLSEKSS, from the coding sequence ATGGCGATTTTTTTGGTTTTCCTCATGGTCCTCCCCGTATGGGGGCAGCACCCTGCCCCCGAGGTGGACCATGTCGCCCCTGACTTCACTCTTCCGGATCTGGAGGGTAATCAGATAAGCCTATCGAGCTACAAAGGGAGAGTGGTCCTCCTCAACTTCTGGGCGACCTGGTGCCCTCCCTGTCGTCTCGAGATGCCGACCATGGAGAAAGCCTACCGGAAGTACAGGGACAAGGGCTTCGAGATCGTTGCGGTGAGCGTCGACGCCGGTCCCAAGAGTTCCATCAAGAGTTTTCTCAGGGAACTCGGCCTGAGCTTTCAGGTCCTTTTAGACCCAGACATGGAAACCCTTCGCGCATTTCGAGGCTTCTCGCTCCCCATGACCGTTGTGATCGACCGCCAGGGGGTCATTCGCTCTCGGGAGCTGGGCTACCGAGACTGGAGCGATGGGGAATCCACAAAGCTATTACAGCGGTTGCTCAGCGAGAAATCCTCTTAA